In Apium graveolens cultivar Ventura chromosome 10, ASM990537v1, whole genome shotgun sequence, the following are encoded in one genomic region:
- the LOC141690135 gene encoding uncharacterized protein LOC141690135 isoform X1, producing the protein MQLEETTRSGNHDTIQDNPTVLQQILELLRQQTANLTQQQEYQDNPSVLQQILELLRQQTANLTQQQEHQEDHVVTFKTFQYVNPPEFKGYEGPIEAMAWLKEIEKALAIVRVGEAQKTVYASYFLKGEANYWWEYKKALEDAGMITWERFTELFLEKYFPRYMWNQMEIEFLELKQENINVAEYETKFMELARFFPEYVNTDEKMAKRFQQGLKPWIRREVALFELKTYAAVVQKAMIIEGENDWSQDEKYNKKRKSRTQEASQQPRNFRNRYNRRPEFQEGRNENFIGHEIGNVGQGNRLLMVNQQRPQKPLIPECGTCGKKHAGVCNKTNVVCYKCNHRGHYANECQNVKPRVAAACHKCGNVGHYARDCKAPVPGNNMLRVTGPPQLEYEGCCTKLKRGCWMFLGSVSNYCSNHAVSPVMIVKSTS; encoded by the exons ATGCAGCTTGAGGAAACCACCCGTTCGGGTAACCATGATACTATTCAAGATAATCCTACAGTTTTGCAACAGATTTTAGAACTTTTACGTCAACAGACTGCTAATCTCACACAACAGCAGGAATATCAAGATAACCCCTCAGTTTTGCAACAGATTTTAGAACTTTTACGTCAACAGACTGCTAATCTCACACAACAGCAGGAACATCAAGAAGATCACGTAGTAACCTTTAAAACTTTTCAATATGTTAACCCTCCAGAGTTTAAAGGATATGAGGGCCCGATAGAAGCCATGGCATGgctaaaagaaatagagaaagctttGGCCATAGTCAGGGTTGGAgaagcacaaaagactgtctATGCCAGTTATTTTCTAAAAGgagaagcgaattattggtgggagtaCAAGAAAGCTTTAGAAGATGCAGGTATGATCACCTGGGAaagatttacagaattgtttCTTGAAAAGTATTTTCCCAGATATATGTGGAACCAAATGGAAATAGAGTTTTTGGAGCTCAAACAAGAAAACATAAACGTGGCAGAGTATGAAACTAAGTTCATGGAGTTAGCCCGATTTTTTCCCGAGTATGTAAATACGGATGAAAAGATGGCGAAAAGATTCCAACAGGGACTAAAACCGTGGATCAGAAGGGAAGTTGCATTATTTGAATTAAAAACTTATgcggctgttgttcagaaggccatgattattgaaggtgaaaACGATTGGTCTCAAGATGAGAAATACAACAAAAAGAGAAAGTCGAGGACCCAGGAAGCAAGTCAACAACCGAGGAATTTTCGAAACCGTTATAATAGAAGACCTGAATTTCAGGAAGGAAGGAATGAGAATTTCATAGGGCATGAAATTGGAAATGTGGGTCAAGGTAACCGCCTATTAATGGTAAACCAACAGAGACCCCAAAAACCTCTGATACCAGAATGTGGAACATGTGGGAAAAAACATGCAGGAGTGTGCAATAAGACTAATGTTGTATGCTACAAGTGTAATCATAGAGGGCATTATGCAAATGAGTGCCAGAATGTTAAGCCAAGAGTTGCAGCAGCTTGTCACAAATGTGGAAATGTGGGACATTATGCTCGGGATTGTAAAGCGCCTGTTCCGGGGAACAATATGCTACGAGTCACAGGACCACCTCAACTTGAGTATGAGGGATGTTGTACAAAACTCAAACGTGGTTGCTG GATGTTCTTGGGAAGCGTAAGCAACTATTGCTCCAACCATGCTGTGAGCCCAGTTATGATAGTCAAGAGCACTTCTTGA
- the LOC141690135 gene encoding universal stress protein PHOS34 isoform X2, whose product MSSGDLGCVVVAVDSSEESMNALNWAIRNVKLRPNDGHLLILHVQSPPSIATGLNPGAIPFGGPSDFEVPAFNAAIEKHQQRISDAIINHAVEICSKENVNYKTQVVIGDPKEKICQVVEELHADLLVIGCRAFGPIKRMFLGSVSNYCSNHAVSPVMIVKSTS is encoded by the exons ATGTCGTCAGGCGATTTAGGATGCGTAGTAGTAGCAGTAGACAGCAGCGAAGAGAGCATGAACGCACTCAATTGGGCCATCCGTAACGTCAAACTCCGGCCCAACGACGGCCATCTACTCATTCTCCACGTTCAATCTCCACCGTCCATCGCCACTGGCCTCAATCCCGGTGCTATCCCCTTCGGCGGCCCCA GTGATTTCGAGGTTCCGGCTTTTAATGCCGCGATCGAGAAGCATCAGCAGCGCATTTCGGATGCGATTATTAATCACGCTGTTGAAATTTGCTCTAAGGAAAAT GTGAACTATAAGACCCAAGTTGTAATTGGGGATCCAAAGGAGAAAATTTGTCAAGTTGTCGAGGAGCTGCATGCTGATTTACTTGTAATCGGATGTCGTGCTTTCGGTCCTATCAAAAG GATGTTCTTGGGAAGCGTAAGCAACTATTGCTCCAACCATGCTGTGAGCCCAGTTATGATAGTCAAGAGCACTTCTTGA